The Helianthus annuus cultivar XRQ/B chromosome 15, HanXRQr2.0-SUNRISE, whole genome shotgun sequence genomic sequence CTATTACATTTAGATCTTTTTCCATAAACATATTGGATGTAGAAACCTTCCGGTTAAAGCCGAATCTTAAAATCAAACGTATTTCTTCCATTTTTAATGTTTCTTattcatggttgtaaaaatcccgactagtctCCGATTAACCACTAATCGAAGGTTCACCGATCAATGGCCGATTTTTCGCTAGGCGGTCAATGGCGGTCCTATTCTGACCAAATTTTGGCCAGACGCCGGCCAAATTTCGACCAAACCTTATAAATTCCTTCGAATTACCTAAAAAATGGGTCAATGAggggttaaaacatgtctactttaGAAAActacacataaaaatgtgtgtgtatgtatataactAAAAATTAGATAGAAAAATCTCGATCCAATTAATtctgattaatcccgattaatcgctagtcggtatcccaccgcccgactagcgcctaacgATTCTTATAACATTGCTCTTATTCATGTGAGATTAGTCTAGCTCAAAAGAATCAGGTGTAGCTTCATAAGTAACATATGTTTTTTCATTGATACTTATTAGGATATTTGGAAATTTAGCTATAATATAACATCATTTATTGTATTGTATTATATTAATAGTGTAAGTTACTTAAACATTTATAAGTAATTACGTCAGTGGTGGATCTAGCCCAAAAATGGTGTAtgccattttttttttgtttttttttctatatCAGGGGTATCCATTGTATAATAtcgaaaaataaaaattttatacTACGTAGACGGAGTTGAGGGGTATTTTTTATACTACGGAGACgcaattttgccactttagtccaaatctcaaaccttttgcatctgggtccctgtggtttcagttttgttgccattttggtccaaaagtgaaatcgaCTCAAATTCCTCAAATTAAATCTTgatattttgtccttttcctcaggggtaatttggtcattacaagtattattttaataaattattaactaaaataattaaattaattaattcttTACCTCATAAAAGAAACTCAGCATACTTATCATCCCTCAACCCAACCATCATCTTCTCCAAACCCAACTTATCATCCCCCAAACACCTGCACCGGTGATGAACGCGAGCTAGAAAAGATGATGGTGGTCACCGGAGTTCACGTGAGTAGAAAAGGATGGATGGTAGTGGTTAGCGATGAAGATGATGTCGGAGGTGCAAATGAGACTCAAAACAGAACTCGAAATTCACTCTGTCACCTGAAAATTCCCCTAATAATAATCATCTATTCAAAACTGTCAACGGGTAGATATAGAGAGAGATTTAGAGAGAAAGTCGGAAGGATGAGAGAGAGAGTGATGTCAGAGATAGAGTGGAAATCAGGGTTGCGGATCTGGTTACTGGTGACGGTGATGACCGGTGGTGTTGTTATGGGTTGTAGAGTTGGTTACCACCACACCCCCACTTATTCTACCTCCTTTCTCTCTGCCTCCAATTTGCCCTAAATCTAACCCCTGCACAACACATCGTCGCACCTCTATCATCGTTCCTCCACCTCTACCGTCGCACCTCCACCGTTGCGGAGCAGGGTTGCAGACCGGTGGTGTTGTTATGGGTTGCGGATCAGGGTTGAATCCGTTGTTTGAAGAGATTCGCGATGTTAAAGAGGCGGTTCCCGATGAATCGTTCCGATCTCTTGTTTAGTTGATGGAGGCGTTGAAATCTACTAAGGAGTTGCTCAGATTGGGGAGTGAAGGGAGTAAGATTTATTTGGTATGGTTTTTGGAATTGAATCTGGTGAttgtttttttagggttttggttTTGTCTGTGTGGATTTGGGaggtttgattgtgtttttgaagggttaatttggtgtgaatTGTTGTGGTATTTGTAGAGATTGATGTTGTTCTTGATTGTGTGGAATGTTGTCTGGTGATTTTGTTTTAAGATTATTGTTTTAATAAAAgcttaaataaaataaaaaaagaaatgaccaaattacccctgagGAAAAGGGCAAAACATCAGGATTTAATTTGAAGAATTTGATctaatttcacttttggaccaaaatggcaacaaaactgaaaccacggagacccagatgcaaaaaattTGAGATtcggactaaagtgacaaaactgctcaaacctcagggaccaaaataacagtttactctttataataataatatatagccTTCTATAAACCCACTAAATAGATACATCCTCACTTAttctcaattcctcatagcaaatCTTTACCCTCTAATTTTCTATGTTTTCTCTTCTAACTTGTAccccaattattattattatcatcttttaatatataaaaaaacaaaacatttgtCTTGCAATAAAAACACAAAACCGCCAAACTTAAAAGGCCCCCAACCCTAGCCACCCATCATCATCACTCCCATTCCCACTCACTCTCAAACCCATAAACAACGCCACCATGAAGAAACTCAAACCATCCAAGACCAGCAGCACCGTCCACCCTTctccaccacctccgccacccaTCGCCACCCACCTCGCTCTTCTTCCGGCAGCCATCTTCACCCTCACTCTCACCCTCTCCCCAGAAGACAAAGAAATCTTAGCCTACCTCCTCTCCAAAAAAACCACCACTGCACCCACTGACCACTCTCCCCTCTTCAACTGCAGCTGCTTCCGGTGCTACATGAGCTACTGGGTCCGCTGGGATTCCTCACCTAACCGCCACCTTATCCACCAAATCATTGATGCTTTTGAAGATGGACTTTTTCACAACAACAAAACCAAGaaacatagaaaaaaaaaacctcctcctcctactactactactactattacTGCTcctgttaataataataatgataattttAGTGGAAGTGAAGGTGTGGTTGATGGAGGTGAGTCAACTCGGTCGGTGGAGCTGAGTCGGCTGAAGCTACACGAGTTTGAATCGGTGAAAGGAGAAGAAGGAATGGTGAAGAGGATGGTGAGTTTTCTTGGTGAAAGGATCTGGAGTGTTTGGACATAGGGGTTACAAGTTATAATCAACAATCAAGGCCAAACAAGGTTGTTTTGCTCAAGCtttttgtttaattttgttttttttttcttttctttttttttttgtaaaatatacCCTTTTTTTACAGTGTAGAAAATTGGTGCTTTGTTTATTAATTTTAGTTAAAAGTTAACGTTATTGTTTATTCTTCTGCTCTTGGCTATTGTTAATTTTATACATATCATCAACATTTGCATCCAATTTAAATGGATTCTGAGTACAAAGAAATATATAAGGAATTACTTATTATATTATGGATAAATCATAAATTAGAATCGTATGTTTGTTATGCCGGACGGTGTGGAGGGCGCCACCTCACCTCTTTTAGCGTCATAGGGGCGTCACCGCCCATACCCTGCCCTTTAACAAGGGGCGTCGTTAAAGGGGCTTCACCATGGTAACGAGGAAGAAGAGGTTTCACAGGTGAGGCCCACATCATTTCAtccaataatattttttttaattttgtttaatagggacGTTATCCCAAACCCTGCAAGTTAAAAGAAGACGTGATAAAGCCACCTGGCTGACGTGGATCTAACGTAGCGCTGATGTGGCGCGATAAAGCCTCTaggggctttatcccacaccctatagccttacaAATAAGGACCAGTTGATATTAACTTCAGCTTTTATTTTGTAGCGTATAAAGAAACACTTTGTTATAATTTGCTAGTAACTAAATTTAAAGCCATGGAGCTATTTACTCGAGTTAAATGGGTTATGTATAGTTATGATTTTCATACGTATGAATGTAAATTTTAATAAACTTAGTTAATTTCCTCAccaaaatatgtttgtttgagtaacaaACCAAAATATGCTTGTTTGAGTCTAACAAAACGGGCGATATGTggatttttttttgtgctcgcggttaaaaaaatctaaattttaaaAACTCATTCAATTTGTCGACATGATATTAATTTTTGGGGAATCAAACGATAAAGTGAATTTAATACGAATTAAATATCATTTTCTTTACTAACATGTTATGTTTTTTTCTTGAATGACTAAgttagactagaaggtatggggcCGGCTTGGCCCGGCGTCGGTCCCCCACACCGCTCCCCATAGGGTCGGCCCGTCACATTCGGGTCCCACCAGCCGGTCTTGCCGTGCCTCTCTTCTCTCACATATacttatacatacatacatatatatacataaaggagCTTATCCCCTACCCCTAGATCCATCCTCTTCAAGCCCCTTCTACGTGACGCCAACGTAACGGCTTATTCCCTTAAGGATGAGACTCTCCATACCCCTGGTTTTATGTatacaagaaaaggaaaagaagCATCCAAAAGCTTTCACAAAACCATCCAAATAGTAAAAGTAGTTAATTTTTGTAGGGCAGTAAAAGTATTAATTTAATAATCTACAAAAGACGTAAACTCATTATACACTTTTTATATACAAGTAACAAAGTTCTTATTAATGTATATATTTTGAATGCATAATATAAACTAGTCTTGAGCCCCACGCGTTGTGGGGCGGGGGGCGTAAACTGTTCTAAGTAGCAACTGAATAACGACCAAAACAATGAAAAAGCGTAAAACAAAAAAACGAACTTTCAACACCTAGTGACTCATGTAACGTAAAACGTAGACGAAGACGAATTTATACGAAAATGTATTAGAAAGTCGAGGGGGTCAAAGTTATATATATTGTATTAAAATGTATTAGAAAGTCGAGGGGGTCAAAGTTATACATTGTATTAAGTTTTTAGAAAATGGGAGGCAAAGTTAAGGTgaaggaaaaaaaaaacctatgtaacaaccaaacaccGTATTAAGTAGCAACAAAATGACGAACAAATCCGTGAAAAAACGTAAAACAATAACACGTAAGCAAAAAGTTTACGGCGAAACATAGACAAACTTGTATACCAGCacgtatataaaaataagcaAGTAAAATTCGAGGGAGTAAAAATGACATTTTAAAAAAGTTTTAGATAAGTGTAAACGTTGAAAGTtaaacacaaaaaaataaaatagttACACAAAATAATtaccattatatatatattgttaacgAGGGCTGATAaattgtaactttatttttataataatatatagttttttattattttattatttaatatattataatagtttattattatatttacttttagtaacatatttttatttttttaaaacatatatttcctttacctttttttaataggcaaattggatttaaataattccaactcactgttattggccaattttgatgacgtggcagcttaTGTGGCAGTCTATAtggcatattttgatgacgtgccagctgatgtggcagtctaCGTGGCATGTTTTGAtggcaggtgacgtggcaagccacatcagcaattttttaacctagttagtgtttttttaactaggagtattttacaaacaaaagtgaatagttcggattattattggtgattaaatgagttgggattattattggccaataacagtgagttgggattatttaaatccaattttcctttttaataattgtttttttttctttttttaacatatattaatttatccaTTAAttgatatttctttaataatttacgtttataactttttttttctaaaaacttaagtacgtggTTATACTTGATTATTTccctgacattccgttataagttttgttaaaaacaaagttgtacttaaaataaaatatttatttggtatcataaaacggtacgtTGATAAACTAAATCATTCTAatagtttgactttctaaacaacatgctttatttttaaatcacgtttgttttataTTATCATTTGCTCAATTTCGTTACAACGCGCTAAAAAAACTAGTTATGTTAaaagaaaagattgaaaaagCCTAGTTACAAAAACATAAAACCATAAAACAATACTATTTCTTGGAATGTTTGAAATTAATAATACTAGATTTTGCcctgcccgcgttgcggggcaataagctgaatatttctctctcataacatgtatgtctgtgtttcggttacttgtatatactactcataacacgatcctaaaaaaaattacattgagTCAACCAACTAAATTAAAACACTACCATACGTTTGcttaaggaaaaaaaaaacaagcaatagaaaaacaataattttaaacagggggcaaaattgtaatttttcaggatAAATGAGTGTGTTCCAGGCAGCCGCCtggcacgaataaaaattacaccgagtcaaacaattaaaacaaTGCAGTTCTATAgttttgtaaaagaaaaaaaaaactaaaacgatggcatgactgtaatttgacactggagcaaaatcataatttaactGGGAAAGCAAAGTAAAACGATGGaaaaaatgtaaatttatatTGAGGGCAAAATTGTGATTTGGATGGGTGGggaaaaaacaaaactaatggcaaaactgtaaatttaaagggatgaaaatcgtaattttgaaccgagggcaaaatggtaatttttaGATGGgagcaaaagcataattttattttgagctggggggtaaaaacgtaattttgaaatgatggcaaattcgtaattttaaagcggggtTAAAATCATAAATTAGTTTGGCCAATGGGGGAGTGTCAGGCGCTGCCTGACACTATTCTCTCATCTTGTGTCTGTAGTTATACAtagggggcaaaaccgtaattttactGGGAAAGCAAACAAAAACGATTCAAATTTAAATTgagagcaaaatcgtaatttagttgggagaaacaaaacaaaactaatggcgaaactgtaaatttaaacgggcaaaatcgtaatttttaactggggcaaaaacgtaattttattttgaaatgggggtaaaaacgtaattttaaattgatggcaaaatcgtaattttaaagcgaggataaaatcgtaaattaattGGGCACAAAGAAGATGAACTACTGGTCACCATACTTAGAGCAGGCGGGGTGGTCCGTTATGGCCACCCCATAACGAGTTATAGGACCACGAACACCGCCGCCTCCACTTCCATAACGAGTGATAGGAATAACTCGTTATATATATAACGCGTTGAACTTTTGAGGAGTGATAGGGTATTACTTGTACATTGTGTAttaaatacttgtacattagaatcccatcactagtgttgaccacccccactacatttctatcactagtgatagaatattgggtgatgacatgaCATGATCTAATTGGATATTGGGAGTGATAgaaatctatcactagtgaccccCTCCCCCCTATAAATGTTGTAGATGTAGTAACATTACTGTTCATTCACTTTCATTTTTAATACATGTATAATGTATATTATTAATaatggagagttcaaatgagaagaatttttttaagaagaaaaaagaacaaatttcaaccaataagaatgctttattttatttcatttaatatatgtatttaatgttattataagggtacattggtaaatctacataggtcattaatttgtagtcttcctctttaatagctaatacattattttttgtaacttatcttcaaaatatatattttttcaaaaaaataaaataaaataatttaaagtgtagggcagattacgagttgtgtaggataagttaggagttgtgtaggataaatttcaacaggtaggatgaatttcgaaatatgtaggataacttttgatgtgtgtaggcaaaaaaagttagtgtgaaggataatagtctttatgactaattaattagtcaaaaatgataataaatgagataagtgaaaaactatttaatgttttacaacattaccatttgttctttttcttcttaactaaattttcttctcaaatgaactttccccattattaataatatatattaatatctATTATATAGTAATTTTACAGTTTTACTAGTGTAATTTCAATCACATCTCTTATTAAAGTTATCACTCAAATTTATAAATGACTATTTCAACTTTACTTGACACCATGACCTCTCCACGTCTAACTTGTTTTTTTATGTGTATGTTGTATGATGATACCAGATCAACGGTGTTTAGTTAGTTAGCTTGATCTATATTCTTTCGTATTTTTTTTCTCAAGGAATATATGCTATGGGGTGGAAAGCTAATGATATTGGATAGCAAGTTTActgtttttttaaacaaatatgaAAATTAGTTAGGGCATTTCCGATGCGTTCTTTATCAAACATCAAATGTGTCAAGTGAAGTGCCACATCAGATTTCTGCTCATCTTCCAAAGTCCAAACACATTTTCTCTCCAATACCGTGTTCACTTTCTTTCACTTGTAATAAAAACTATACGACCATAAGATAATATGTTATTTTtatatgtgtgtgagagagagcGCCCGTGTTTCAAAAGCTAGACATAAGTATAATTGTCGAATGCCAAGTCTTCTTCCTAAGGCCATGCGGTATGAGGGGCTCACCCTAGACATGGAGTTGATATGGCAAAAATCCACGTCGCCCAGGCGTGGTCGTGGTTCGTAGTGACGATGGGGCGTGGAGAGATCATAGGTGTGGAGTTTGCGTAACAATTTCAAGTTTTTTAATTAATAGTTAATTTTACACCTCATTTTAAGAGCATTTTGATATAAATCTAACTGAAAACAGATTTAATTTTCTAATAAAGCATTTCTTGATCTCGTATACGCCTTTGCCATGTTTGAGAAATTATTTTCTTTGGGTAGGAACGAAGGGTTCAACCAAAAATTTTAGGTGGTGCAATTAAAGTTTTGCCTATAAAAtacacaaaaaataaaaactttagtttttcttgatttttactTTCGGTTATTATAAGGAGTGTTGCGGGTGAGTCTACAccttttaatattatataatataggGTTGTTTTTGCTAAttgagttaattattgttt encodes the following:
- the LOC110913304 gene encoding uncharacterized protein LOC110913304, whose amino-acid sequence is MKKLKPSKTSSTVHPSPPPPPPIATHLALLPAAIFTLTLTLSPEDKEILAYLLSKKTTTAPTDHSPLFNCSCFRCYMSYWVRWDSSPNRHLIHQIIDAFEDGLFHNNKTKKHRKKKPPPPTTTTTITAPVNNNNDNFSGSEGVVDGGESTRSVELSRLKLHEFESVKGEEGMVKRMVSFLGERIWSVWT